ATCTTCTGGTGAACTTCTTGCATGCTGACATCTTCGTGAAAGTTCATAATCGCAAGCCCTGCTCCGATAAATAGTAATATCCAGACGATTATGAAATAAGCACCTGTCATTTTCGGTCGATTGTAGATAACTTCAATAATCGTTTGAGAAGTGCCAATGGGCTGGATATCAAGCTTGGGATATTCATTCCTTATCGCCTTTAGTACTTTCATCAGGTCAATTACGACGATAGTTTTATCATGAATTGAAATTTGGTGGATGATCATCTTACTTATTTCATTAATAATATGATCCGGGCCTACAAGCTGGGCTACGTCTTTAATGAGTACAGTTTGCATGGGAGAAACGTGTAGTTTATGACGCATTCGTAAATACACTGCTTCTGTATCCAAAGAAAGGCCCCCTTTTTTGCCAATTCGTTTATGTGTAGTATGTTTCTTCCAAACGTGTCTCATTCCGTCCGCAATATCTATCCAATAATTCCCTGTTATTGATTCAATAAGTTGAAGCATCGTCAAGTCAAAAATAGATGTTATGTGGCGCAAATGATTACTGGTGAAAAATTATATAAGCAGTCCGCACTAAAAAACCCAGATCGACGAATTTACTCGTCCATCTGGGTCTTCATTTCCTTCAATATTTTCTTTTCAAGTCTTGATACTTGCACTTGCGATATACCAAGTCTTGTTGCGACTTCCGATTGGGTTTGATCTTTAAAGTATCTGAGGTAAACAATTAACCTTTCCCGTTCGTTTAATGTTTTAATGGCTTCTCGCAATGCAATTTGATCGAACCATTTTGATTCATCACGATCAGAAATTTGATCAAGTAAGGTAATTGGATCCCCGTCATTTTCATAAACCGTTTCATGGATGGAGGATGGTGCCCTAACTGCTTCTTGAGCCATTACTACTTCTTCTGGACTTATCTCAAGTTTCTCTGCGATTTCATTTACAGTGGGATTCCGGCCAAAGTTCTTAGATAGCTCATCCTTTACTTTTCGGACTTTGTTACCAAGCTCCTTCAGTGACCTACTTACTTTCACAGTCCCATCATCGCGTATAAACCGTTGTATCTCTCCGATAATCATCGGAACCGCGTATGTTGAAAATTTTACGTCATAACTAAGATCGAATTTATCTACTGATTTGAGTAGACCGATACTCCCGATTTGGAAGAGATCGTCCGGTTCGTACCCTCTATTCAAAAATCGTTGTACAACTGACCATACGAGTCGCATGTTCTTTTCAACAATGGTATCACGAGCTTTCGGATCACCATCTTGACTACGTTGAATCAACTCTTTCATTTCCTTGTCACTCAGGTACGGTGGCTTTTTATCTTGTTTGACGTCCAAATCCATAGGCTATGCTCCCTTAATTACAAAGCGCTTTATGATTTGATAAATACTTTTTCAAGCGGATCGTGGTGCCGAATGACTTTTCTGTTTCAATCTCAATCTGATCCATGAAGTTCTCCATGATGGTGAATCCCATACCTGAACGTTCCAATTCAGGCTTAGTCGTGTACAATGGTTGGCGTGCTTCATCTAAATTATCGATTCCAATTCCTTCATCCCTAATGAGGACTTCAACAAATCCATCCTCTAGTCGGCACTCAATGTGAACCATGCCGTTATCGTTATTTTCATAACCGTGAATAATCGAATTCGTCACGGCTTCAGATACAACCGTTTTAATTTCAGTTAACTCATCAACAGTTGGATCGAGCTGTGCAATAAATGCTGCAACCGTAACCCTTGCAAACGATTCATTTTCACTTCGAGCAGAGAACTCCATTTTCATCACATTCTTCATTATGCCACCCCCAGCGTGTTCAGAGCTTTTTGTTCGCTATCCTCTAGACGGATAATTTTGAACATGCCTGACATTTCAAACAGTCGTTTTACAGAAGGGGAGATCGAGCATACAACCATTTCTCCACCTTGACTTTTGATCAATTTGTATCGACCGAGGATCACTCCTAAACCAGAGCTATCCATAAAAGACAAGGCTTCCAAATTCAAGATAATATCATGGATTTGATTCTCTTCAATGGTTTGATCGACTTCTGAACGTAACTGTGCTGCTGTATGGTGGTCTAAATCACCTGATAATCGGATACAAAGAACACGGTCTTTCACTTCGAGTTTAACGTTTAGACTCACTTACCTCTCCTCCTTCTTCTAGTAGTGAGTCAATTCTATACCGTTCACTTCGAATCCTTCTCGGTGACAAAACTAGTGTCAAATCGATGTTTAATCTAATAATTTGCAAAGCGCTCTGTCGATTTTTAACCCAAAAATAATTAGAAATTATACTAGACTAGGATTTAAGGTGTTTGTGAAAATTTCCCTACCGTTCGCTTAAAGAGTGCCCACCAGTTCGCTGATTGCACATTTTCTGAAGCAACGAGAGGAGATTCAGTTACTTTCTTCCCATTATTTTTTACGATGATCGTACCAAGGCGATCGCCTTTCTCAATAGGCATTTTCACGTTTTTCTTGATTTTGATTTCTGTTTTCAGCTTTAGCTTTTTCTCACCTTTTTTCATTAAGACAGAAATCGGCTCAGAAGTAGCCATTTGTACTGTTTTCGAGATTCCTTTTTGTACTTCTACATCATCAATCATTTGGTGTCTTTCGTACAATTTCTGCGTCTCGTAATTTGCAAAAGCGTAATCGAGCATTTGTGTTACTTGAGCATTCCGTTCTTTCGTTGTAGGTGCACCCATAACAACTGCGATGACACGCATATCATTCTTTTTCGCAGTTGCTGTCAAACAATATTTCGCCTCATGGGTATAGCCCGTTTTCAAACCATCTACACCAGGGTAAAATTTCACAAGTTTATTTGTATTTACAAGCCAGAACTTTTTATCCGTGTTCTGACGTAAATAATCTTCATATTTGCCTGTGTATTTAGTAATTTGCTCGTACTTTAACAGCTCTTTGGCCATCAGGGCCATATCTCTTGCCGTACTGTAGTGTTCCTTTCCAGGTAGTCCGGTTGCGTTTTCAAAATTCGTGTTTTTCAATCCAAGTTCTTTTGCTTTATCATTCATTAGTTTAACGAAAGCATCGTTCGTACCCGCAATAAATTCTCCGAGCGCAACAGATGCATCATTTCCAGAAGCAAGTGCGATACCCTTCAACATCTCTTCGACTGACATTTCTTCTCCAGCCTCTAAGAAAATTTGAGAGCCTCCCATCGAAGCTGCGTACTCACTCGTTCTCACTTTATCCTTCATGTTGATTTTGCCTTTATGTAAAGCTTCCATCACGAGAATCATGGTCATAATTTTCGTCATACTTGCCGGAGGAAGCTTTTCGTCAGCATTTTTATCAAATAGAACTGTACCTGTATCTCTTTCAATCAAAATTGCAGAAGACGCTTTATTTGCAAGAGAATTAGCAGTAACATGATCCTCGTTTGCAAAAGCAGCTGGAGATACGACCGTGAAGGCCATCACAACTACAAGAATACTAGTAAAAAAACGTTTCATTGCATAATCCCTCCATTCTTATTATTCTTATTTTTACCAATTTTGGTTGGTTTATACTTATATTGGTAATTTGGATTAAGTGGAGGGAAGAGGTTTTTGTTGCGGGAATCACGGTATGCACGATAAAACTTGAGTTTTGCACGATAAATTCCGAGTTTTGCACGATAAATTCCGAGTTTTGCACGATAAATTCCGAGTTTTGCACGATAAAACCTAATTTGTGCACAATAACCAGTTTTGAAACTTTGCTAAGTCATAGTTGCGCGTATGTATACTTTTTTCACATAAAAAAAGGCTGCCCCGTACACCTACTCTCATAGGTGTTTTGGGACAACCTGATTTTCATCATAGTCAGTTTACATAATTTCTTTATAGACAAGTGGTGGCGCATCGACTTTTTCAGATGAAATCGTATATGCATCACGTAATTTCTTCAATACGTCATCAACATTTTCTTGATTGCTGTGTAGAGTTGCGATTGCGTCGCCTTCTTTCACTTCATCTCCAACCTTCTTATGAAGGACGATTCCTACTGCTAAATCAATGACTGATTCCTTTGTCGCACGGCCGGCACCTAATAGCATTGCTGCAGTTCCTACTTCATTCGCAGTAATTTCTGATACGAATCCGGCTTTGTCTGCTACGAATGGAATTTGATGTTTTGCCTGTGGCATTTTGCTTGGATCGTCAATAACTGTTTCGTCGCCACCTTGTGCTTTTAAGAATGTCTTGAATGCTTCGATCGCTTTGCCATTCTTCATCACATCAATTAGCATTTGGCGAGCTTCTTCTACTGTTTCAGCTTTTTTAGCTAGAACAACCATAAACGAACCAAGCGTCAGGCACAATTCTTCAAGGTCTTTAGGACCATTACCTCGTAACGTGTCCGCTGCCTCTTTTACCTCAAGCGCATTACCAATCGCAAATCCTAAAGGCTGGCTCATGTCGGAGATGACTGCCATTGTGTTTCGGCCCACATTGTTTCCGATTTTCACCATTGCGTTAGCAAGTTCTTCTGCTTGCTCAACTTCTGTCATGAATGCCCCGGCTCCTGTTTTCACATCAAGTACAATCGCGTCAGCACCAGCTGCAATCTTCTTACTCATAATCGAGCTAGCAATTAGCGGTATTGAGTTAACTGTACCTGTAACATCACGAAGTCCGTACAATTTCTTATCAGCAGGCGTTAAGTTACCACTCTGTCCGATAACGGCAATTTTGTTTTTATTAACAAGATCAATAAATTCGTTATTATCGATTTCAACATGGAATCCCGGAACCGCTTCAAGCTTATCAATCGTTCCACCAGTGTGTCCTAGACCACGGCCTGACATCTTCGCTACAGGTACATCTACCGCTGCAACTAGAGGCGCTAAAACAAGTGTAGTCGTATCACCAACTCCACCAGTAGAGTGCTTATCAACTTTAATTCCTTCTATTGCAGATAGGTCAATTTTATCCCCTGAATCAACCATCGCCATCGTAAAGTTAGCGCGTTCTTCCTCTGTCATGTCTGTAAAATAAATAGCCATTGCGAGTGCAGACATTTGATAATCAGGAATCTCGTTATTTGTGTAGCCCTCTATGATGAAAGTGATCTCTTCTTTAGAGAGTTCCTTACCGTTACGTTTCTTTTCAATTAAATCTACCATTCTCATCCGATATCATTCCTTGTCTTAAACTTTTTCAATCACTGAGCGCAGCAATTGTTTAAAGGTCGGTTTCGTTCGGTTTGCTACCTCCACGACCTGTTCGTGTGTGAGTGGTTCAAGTTCCTCCGCAATCGCCATATCCGTTATACAAGAAATGCCGATCGTTTTCATATCCATATGACGAGCCACAATCACTTCCGGAACCGTCGACATGCCGACTGTGTCCGCACCTACTGTTCGAAGCATTTTCAGTTCAGCACGAGTCATGTATGT
This Pseudalkalibacillus berkeleyi DNA region includes the following protein-coding sequences:
- the spoIIAA gene encoding anti-sigma F factor antagonist, giving the protein MSLNVKLEVKDRVLCIRLSGDLDHHTAAQLRSEVDQTIEENQIHDIILNLEALSFMDSSGLGVILGRYKLIKSQGGEMVVCSISPSVKRLFEMSGMFKIIRLEDSEQKALNTLGVA
- a CDS encoding stage V sporulation protein AA, producing the protein MDTEAVYLRMRHKLHVSPMQTVLIKDVAQLVGPDHIINEISKMIIHQISIHDKTIVVIDLMKVLKAIRNEYPKLDIQPIGTSQTIIEVIYNRPKMTGAYFIIVWILLFIGAGLAIMNFHEDVSMQEVHQKIYFIVTGQQNDYPLLLQIPYSLGLGFGMVLFFNHIFKKRFNEEPSPLDVEMFNYQQDLDQYVIMNENSENEKKKNDDPNH
- the sigF gene encoding RNA polymerase sporulation sigma factor SigF; its protein translation is MDLDVKQDKKPPYLSDKEMKELIQRSQDGDPKARDTIVEKNMRLVWSVVQRFLNRGYEPDDLFQIGSIGLLKSVDKFDLSYDVKFSTYAVPMIIGEIQRFIRDDGTVKVSRSLKELGNKVRKVKDELSKNFGRNPTVNEIAEKLEISPEEVVMAQEAVRAPSSIHETVYENDGDPITLLDQISDRDESKWFDQIALREAIKTLNERERLIVYLRYFKDQTQSEVATRLGISQVQVSRLEKKILKEMKTQMDE
- a CDS encoding D-alanyl-D-alanine carboxypeptidase family protein, which encodes MKRFFTSILVVVMAFTVVSPAAFANEDHVTANSLANKASSAILIERDTGTVLFDKNADEKLPPASMTKIMTMILVMEALHKGKINMKDKVRTSEYAASMGGSQIFLEAGEEMSVEEMLKGIALASGNDASVALGEFIAGTNDAFVKLMNDKAKELGLKNTNFENATGLPGKEHYSTARDMALMAKELLKYEQITKYTGKYEDYLRQNTDKKFWLVNTNKLVKFYPGVDGLKTGYTHEAKYCLTATAKKNDMRVIAVVMGAPTTKERNAQVTQMLDYAFANYETQKLYERHQMIDDVEVQKGISKTVQMATSEPISVLMKKGEKKLKLKTEIKIKKNVKMPIEKGDRLGTIIVKNNGKKVTESPLVASENVQSANWWALFKRTVGKFSQTP
- a CDS encoding pyrimidine-nucleoside phosphorylase, encoding MRMVDLIEKKRNGKELSKEEITFIIEGYTNNEIPDYQMSALAMAIYFTDMTEEERANFTMAMVDSGDKIDLSAIEGIKVDKHSTGGVGDTTTLVLAPLVAAVDVPVAKMSGRGLGHTGGTIDKLEAVPGFHVEIDNNEFIDLVNKNKIAVIGQSGNLTPADKKLYGLRDVTGTVNSIPLIASSIMSKKIAAGADAIVLDVKTGAGAFMTEVEQAEELANAMVKIGNNVGRNTMAVISDMSQPLGFAIGNALEVKEAADTLRGNGPKDLEELCLTLGSFMVVLAKKAETVEEARQMLIDVMKNGKAIEAFKTFLKAQGGDETVIDDPSKMPQAKHQIPFVADKAGFVSEITANEVGTAAMLLGAGRATKESVIDLAVGIVLHKKVGDEVKEGDAIATLHSNQENVDDVLKKLRDAYTISSEKVDAPPLVYKEIM
- the spoIIAB gene encoding anti-sigma F factor; this translates as MKNVMKMEFSARSENESFARVTVAAFIAQLDPTVDELTEIKTVVSEAVTNSIIHGYENNDNGMVHIECRLEDGFVEVLIRDEGIGIDNLDEARQPLYTTKPELERSGMGFTIMENFMDQIEIETEKSFGTTIRLKKYLSNHKALCN